From Deltaproteobacteria bacterium, a single genomic window includes:
- a CDS encoding nuclear transport factor 2 family protein — MADLESRMNALEARVQELQDRNEIQELRFRYHIAVNEKKPEMIPDLFAENGGIDFAHLGKAQGKSEVSAFYRQALSDLVPFVKQFIHNHVITISGNTGTGISYLEAKPIFNGESFLVAAKFEDDYVRENGKWKFRKMTLIPYFMVPLKEGWHGPNKIQMVRK, encoded by the coding sequence ATGGCAGATCTCGAATCACGGATGAATGCGCTAGAAGCACGAGTTCAAGAGTTGCAGGATCGCAATGAAATCCAAGAACTGCGCTTTCGGTATCACATTGCGGTCAACGAGAAGAAGCCAGAGATGATTCCTGACCTCTTCGCTGAAAATGGCGGAATCGATTTTGCGCATCTCGGCAAAGCCCAAGGCAAGAGCGAAGTTTCCGCATTTTATCGTCAGGCGCTCTCAGACCTCGTCCCGTTTGTGAAACAATTCATTCATAACCATGTCATCACAATTAGTGGGAATACCGGCACCGGCATCAGCTATCTTGAAGCCAAGCCGATCTTCAATGGCGAGAGCTTTTTGGTGGCGGCGAAGTTTGAAGATGACTATGTCCGTGAGAATGGCAAATGGAAATTCCGCAAGATGACGCTCATCCCCTATTTCATGGTTCCGCTGAAAGAAGGCTGGCACGGACCGAATAAGATCCAGATGGTGCGGAAGTAG
- a CDS encoding GxxExxY protein, producing MMLLEVLRALTQDIYDKLGSGFDEVVYQKAFEVGLRLRRVPYEAQRIVPVFYEGFYIGEGKPDLIVGEVPERVVIELKAVESVGHKERAQIENYLRVLDITVGLLINFPQPTKAKAAKDDVEFIEVGKEKSQ from the coding sequence ATGATGCTCTTGGAAGTATTGCGGGCGCTGACCCAGGATATTTATGACAAACTTGGCAGCGGCTTTGATGAGGTGGTGTATCAGAAAGCTTTTGAAGTCGGGCTCAGGTTGCGGCGGGTGCCCTATGAGGCGCAACGAATCGTCCCAGTTTTTTACGAAGGATTCTATATCGGTGAAGGCAAACCAGACCTCATCGTCGGTGAGGTTCCAGAACGAGTCGTAATCGAACTCAAAGCCGTCGAAAGCGTTGGCCATAAAGAACGCGCACAGATAGAAAATTATCTTCGTGTCCTGGATATCACAGTTGGTTTGTTGATCAATTTTCCTCAGCCGACAAAAGCGAAAGCCGCGAAAGATGATGTCGAGTTTATTGAAGTGGGGAAGGAAAAGAGCCAGTAG